One stretch of Nocardioides perillae DNA includes these proteins:
- a CDS encoding MerR family transcriptional regulator — protein sequence MTEHVQIGEVAARTGLSLRTIRYYEEVGLVAPSARSAGGFRLYAEADVDRLELVKRMKPLDFSLEDMRELLAVVDALDATPRPAPGDDGTERAALLARLAALEASAQERVASLRRKLAVAEEFAGGLSERIAAQRSPASGP from the coding sequence ATGACCGAGCACGTGCAGATCGGCGAGGTCGCCGCCCGCACCGGGCTGAGCCTGCGCACGATCCGCTACTACGAGGAGGTCGGCCTCGTCGCGCCCTCGGCGCGCTCGGCGGGCGGGTTCCGCCTCTACGCCGAGGCCGACGTCGACCGGCTCGAGCTGGTCAAGCGGATGAAGCCCCTCGACTTCTCCCTCGAGGACATGCGCGAGCTGCTCGCGGTCGTCGACGCCCTCGACGCGACCCCGCGCCCGGCCCCGGGGGACGACGGCACGGAGCGCGCGGCGCTGCTCGCGCGGCTGGCGGCGCTCGAGGCGTCCGCCCAGGAGCGGGTCGCCTCGCTGCGGCGCAAGCTGGCCGTCGCCGAGGAGTTCGCCGGCGGGTTGTCGGAGCGGATCGCCGCCCAGCGCTCGCCCGCCTCCGGCCCGTGA
- a CDS encoding peptide chain release factor 3, with the protein MTADPRPRRTFAVISHPDAGKSTLTEALALHAAVIQEAGAVHGKAGRKGTVSDWMEMERARGISITSAALQFEHRGTVVNLVDTPGHADFSEDTYRVLSAVDSAVMLVDAAKGLEPQTLKLFRVCAQRGLPVLTVVNKWDRPGLDPFELLDQVEQQIGLKPTPLTWPVGAAGDFHGVLDRRDGHFVRFTRTAGGATRAPEEHLTPEQAEAAVGDDWVEALEGHELLSADDADHDQASYLAGRTTPVIFASALQNFGVGQLLDLLLDVAPAPGPTPAVDGGVREPGDDFSAFVFKVQSGLDAQHRDRLAYARVCSGRFERGMVVTHAATGRPFATKYAQTVFGRDRTVVETAEPGDVIGLVNAAALKVGDTVYAGKPVRYPPITSFAPEHFATATVADTGRWKSFRRGIEQLDEEGVVQVLRSEWRGEQAPVLAAVGPMQFEVVAARLESEFRAPVRLERLGYELARTVRPDQAEEVAGLRGVEVLARRDGTLLALFPDEWRLRFVQRDHPHLELTALPAGGEVSERAAAGARR; encoded by the coding sequence ATGACAGCCGACCCCCGCCCCCGCCGCACCTTCGCCGTGATCAGCCACCCCGACGCGGGCAAGTCGACGCTCACCGAGGCCCTGGCCCTGCACGCCGCGGTGATCCAGGAGGCCGGCGCGGTGCACGGCAAGGCCGGGCGCAAGGGCACCGTCTCGGACTGGATGGAGATGGAGCGGGCCCGCGGCATCTCGATCACCTCGGCCGCGCTGCAGTTCGAGCACCGCGGCACGGTCGTCAACCTCGTCGACACCCCGGGTCACGCCGACTTCTCGGAGGACACCTACCGTGTGCTCTCCGCGGTCGACTCCGCGGTGATGCTCGTCGACGCGGCGAAGGGGCTCGAGCCCCAGACGCTGAAGCTGTTCCGGGTCTGCGCGCAGCGCGGGCTGCCGGTGCTGACAGTGGTCAACAAGTGGGACCGTCCGGGGCTCGACCCCTTCGAGCTCCTCGACCAGGTCGAGCAGCAGATCGGGCTGAAGCCGACGCCGCTGACCTGGCCGGTCGGCGCGGCCGGCGACTTCCACGGCGTGCTCGACCGTCGCGACGGCCACTTCGTGCGCTTCACCCGCACCGCCGGCGGGGCCACCCGGGCGCCGGAGGAGCACCTGACCCCTGAACAGGCCGAGGCGGCGGTCGGTGACGACTGGGTGGAGGCGCTGGAGGGCCACGAGCTGCTGAGCGCCGACGACGCCGACCACGACCAGGCGTCCTACCTCGCCGGGCGCACGACGCCGGTGATCTTCGCCTCCGCGCTCCAGAACTTCGGGGTCGGGCAGCTGCTCGACCTCCTGCTCGACGTCGCCCCGGCGCCCGGGCCCACGCCGGCGGTCGACGGCGGGGTCCGCGAGCCCGGTGACGACTTCAGTGCCTTCGTCTTCAAGGTGCAGTCGGGCCTCGACGCCCAGCACCGCGACCGCCTCGCCTACGCCCGCGTCTGCTCGGGCCGCTTCGAGCGCGGCATGGTCGTGACGCACGCCGCGACCGGGCGACCCTTCGCCACGAAGTACGCCCAGACCGTCTTCGGGCGCGACCGCACCGTCGTCGAGACCGCCGAGCCCGGTGACGTGATCGGCCTCGTCAACGCTGCCGCGCTCAAGGTCGGCGACACGGTCTACGCCGGCAAGCCGGTGCGCTACCCGCCCATCACCAGCTTCGCCCCCGAGCACTTCGCGACGGCCACCGTCGCCGACACCGGGCGCTGGAAGTCCTTCCGCCGCGGCATCGAGCAGCTCGACGAGGAGGGTGTGGTGCAGGTGCTGCGCTCGGAGTGGCGCGGTGAGCAGGCGCCGGTCCTCGCGGCCGTCGGGCCGATGCAGTTCGAGGTGGTCGCCGCCCGGCTCGAGTCGGAGTTCCGGGCGCCGGTGCGCCTCGAGCGGCTCGGCTACGAGCTCGCCCGCACGGTGCGCCCCGACCAGGCCGAGGAGGTCGCGGGGCTGCGCGGCGTCGAGGTGCTCGCGCGCCGCGACGGCACCCTGCTCGCGCTCTTCCCCGACGAGTGGCGGCTGCGGTTCGTCCAGCGCGACCACCCCCACCTCGAGCTCACTGCCCTGCCCGCCGGCGGCGAGGTCTCCGAGCGGGCAGCCGCCGGCGCGCGGCGCTGA
- a CDS encoding SulP family inorganic anion transporter, producing MSSADRPADRPADRPADRPADRPADRPADRDVDELELAGLPHPAAADLPSGGSPAPSRDDSVRTALRSPAVLRREVVAGLVVALALIPEAISFSIIAGVDPRLGLFASFTMAVSIAFLGGRPAMISAATGAIALVIAPVARTYGVDYLVATVILGGVFQVLLGLAGVAKMMRFVPRSVMVGFVNALAILIFLAQVPYMTDVPVLVYPMIAAGIAVMVFLPRITTVVPAPLVAIVLLTGVTLAAGLALPDVGDEGDLPETLPSLLFPDVPLTLETFQIVAPYAVALALVGLLESLLTAKLVDDVTDTHSDKTREAWGQGGANIVTGFFGGMGGCAMIGQTMINVKASGARTRISTFSAGVLLLVLVVGFGDLVARIPMAALVAVMIMVAVGTFDWHSVAPATLRRMPKSETTVMASTVAVTVGTHNLAIGVGVGVLVAMTLFARRVAHLAATHREVVTDADGRPVARYTVTGELFFASSNDLYTQFEYADDPDRVVVDLSASHVWDASTVAALDAIATKYERKGKSVEIVGLDEHSTHMHDRLSGRLSAH from the coding sequence ATGTCCTCTGCCGACCGCCCTGCCGATCGCCCTGCCGATCGCCCTGCCGACCGCCCAGCCGACCGCCCTGCCGACCGCCCTGCCGACCGCGACGTCGACGAGCTGGAGCTCGCCGGCCTGCCTCACCCCGCCGCCGCCGACCTGCCGTCCGGCGGCAGCCCCGCGCCCTCGCGCGACGACAGCGTGCGCACGGCGCTGCGCTCACCGGCGGTCCTGCGGCGCGAGGTCGTCGCCGGCCTGGTCGTCGCGCTGGCCCTGATCCCCGAGGCGATCTCGTTCTCGATCATCGCCGGGGTGGACCCGCGCCTGGGCCTCTTCGCCTCCTTCACGATGGCCGTCTCCATCGCGTTCCTCGGTGGGCGGCCTGCCATGATCTCGGCCGCCACCGGCGCGATCGCGCTGGTGATCGCCCCGGTCGCGCGGACCTATGGCGTGGACTACCTCGTCGCGACCGTCATCCTGGGCGGCGTCTTCCAGGTGCTGCTCGGCCTCGCAGGCGTGGCGAAGATGATGCGGTTCGTCCCGCGCTCGGTGATGGTCGGCTTCGTCAACGCGCTGGCGATCCTGATCTTCCTGGCCCAGGTGCCCTACATGACCGACGTGCCGGTCCTGGTCTACCCGATGATCGCCGCCGGCATCGCGGTCATGGTCTTCCTCCCCCGCATCACGACGGTCGTGCCGGCCCCGCTGGTCGCGATCGTGCTGCTGACGGGGGTCACCCTGGCCGCCGGGCTCGCCCTGCCCGACGTCGGTGACGAGGGCGATCTGCCCGAGACGCTCCCGTCGCTGCTCTTCCCCGACGTCCCGCTGACGCTCGAGACCTTCCAGATCGTCGCGCCGTACGCCGTGGCGCTGGCCCTCGTCGGGCTCCTGGAGTCGCTGCTGACCGCCAAGCTGGTCGACGACGTCACCGACACCCACTCCGACAAGACCCGCGAGGCGTGGGGCCAGGGCGGCGCCAACATCGTGACCGGCTTCTTCGGCGGCATGGGCGGCTGCGCGATGATCGGCCAGACGATGATCAACGTGAAGGCCTCGGGTGCCCGCACGCGGATCTCGACCTTCTCGGCCGGCGTGCTGCTGCTCGTGCTGGTCGTCGGCTTCGGCGACCTGGTCGCCCGCATCCCGATGGCCGCGCTGGTGGCGGTGATGATCATGGTCGCCGTCGGCACCTTCGACTGGCACAGCGTCGCGCCCGCCACCCTGCGGCGGATGCCGAAGTCCGAGACCACCGTCATGGCCTCGACCGTCGCGGTGACCGTCGGGACGCACAACCTCGCCATCGGCGTGGGCGTCGGCGTGCTGGTCGCCATGACCCTCTTCGCCCGCCGCGTCGCGCACCTCGCCGCCACGCACCGCGAGGTCGTGACGGACGCCGACGGTCGTCCCGTCGCGCGCTACACCGTCACCGGCGAGCTGTTCTTCGCCTCCAGCAACGACCTTTACACCCAGTTCGAGTACGCCGACGACCCCGACCGCGTGGTCGTCGACCTCTCCGCCTCGCACGTGTGGGACGCCTCCACCGTCGCCGCGCTCGACGCGATCGCCACGAAGTACGAGCGAAAGGGCAAGAGCGTCGAGATCGTGGGGTTGGACGAGCACAGCACCCACATG